From Gammaproteobacteria bacterium, one genomic window encodes:
- a CDS encoding transporter substrate-binding domain-containing protein, translated as MFIKSFRAICLLLAASTLAAPTLAATSLQLVTSEFPPYTTASLPNQGVVSEIVAEACKRSGYALTVKILPWTQALESGKEATADGIVGIYHNKEREQWFVYSDPIVPNQIGFYKRVESPITYNALSDLKPYRIGTVRGYSNPKSFTDANLTIDEVPDDETNLRNLANKQFDLTLIDKGVAEYIINNKFPDLKPKLVWIEPPIEKLLLYVAISKKTPDYDKKLAGLNRGLREMVKDGTMRKIINKAGI; from the coding sequence CTCGCTGCAAGTACGCTAGCCGCTCCAACCTTGGCCGCTACTTCCTTGCAGCTGGTCACGTCGGAGTTTCCGCCGTACACCACCGCCAGCCTGCCGAACCAAGGCGTGGTAAGTGAAATTGTCGCTGAAGCCTGCAAGCGCAGCGGTTACGCCTTAACTGTTAAAATACTTCCATGGACCCAAGCATTGGAGAGTGGCAAAGAAGCAACAGCGGATGGGATCGTCGGGATTTATCACAACAAGGAACGGGAACAATGGTTCGTCTATTCGGATCCTATCGTGCCAAACCAAATCGGCTTCTACAAACGCGTCGAATCGCCGATTACCTATAACGCATTGTCCGACTTGAAGCCGTATCGGATCGGCACCGTGCGCGGCTATTCCAATCCGAAGTCTTTCACTGACGCTAATCTTACGATCGACGAAGTACCGGACGACGAAACTAATCTGCGCAATCTAGCGAATAAACAGTTCGACCTTACGCTAATCGATAAAGGCGTGGCTGAATACATCATCAATAATAAATTTCCTGACCTGAAGCCAAAATTGGTCTGGATTGAGCCACCTATTGAAAAGCTTCTGCTCTACGTCGCGATTTCCAAGAAGACGCCGGATTACGATAAGAAATTGGCGGGGTTGAATCGCGGTCTTCGGGAAATGGTGAAGGACGGCACGATGCGGAAGATAATAAATAAGGCCGGTATTTAA
- a CDS encoding sulfite exporter TauE/SafE family protein, which yields MDPLYTVSGFAVGFIVGLTGVGGGSLMTPLLVLLFGVSPAVAVGTDLLYASITKAGGSWVHARRGNVDWRIVGLLAAGSLPAAILTTVALRYFNFDTKTLSALITTTLGVALILTALALVFKERLRNYARRRLSHRPSWSQQKISVVTVITGVFLGIVVTVSSVGAGAVGTAALFFLYSRLSVTQIVGTDIVHAVPLTLVAGLGHASLGTVDWNLLISLLIGSLPGIYLGSHISSRIPESILRPTLAGMLILIGGKLVL from the coding sequence ATGGATCCACTCTATACAGTTTCCGGCTTCGCGGTCGGCTTCATTGTCGGACTTACCGGAGTTGGTGGTGGTTCGTTAATGACTCCGTTGTTGGTTCTCCTTTTTGGCGTATCGCCGGCGGTGGCGGTAGGTACCGACCTTTTGTACGCATCGATTACTAAGGCCGGCGGCAGCTGGGTGCATGCGCGCCGCGGCAATGTAGATTGGAGAATCGTCGGACTACTCGCCGCCGGAAGTCTGCCGGCCGCGATATTAACCACCGTAGCGCTTAGGTATTTCAATTTCGATACCAAGACGTTGTCGGCCCTTATTACTACAACGTTAGGTGTTGCGCTGATTCTCACGGCGCTGGCGTTGGTATTTAAGGAACGATTGCGCAACTACGCGCGTAGACGCTTGAGCCACCGGCCGAGTTGGAGTCAGCAGAAAATTTCCGTAGTTACTGTAATTACCGGGGTATTTCTCGGTATCGTCGTCACCGTCTCATCGGTCGGCGCCGGCGCCGTGGGTACCGCCGCCCTCTTCTTTCTTTATTCGCGGCTATCCGTAACACAAATCGTCGGTACTGATATCGTGCATGCCGTCCCGTTGACGCTCGTTGCCGGATTGGGACACGCCTCCTTGGGTACGGTGGATTGGAACTTACTCATAAGCTTGCTCATTGGCTCACTACCGGGCATTTATCTCGGCAGCCATATCAGCTCTCGCATTCCGGAATCGATATTGCGCCCGACGCTCGCGGGGATGTTGATATTGATTGGCGGCAAGCTCGTTCTCTAA
- a CDS encoding GFA family protein, which yields MKGSCLCGAIEYEIDQLDMPIDHCHCRTCRKAHAAAFASTAGVNREHFRWLKGEKELTIFESSPGKFRHFCSVCGSHLVAERSAQRHVIVRVATLDEDPISRPAMHIWRSHDVPWLQDESAVQSYQEWQPNR from the coding sequence ATGAAAGGTAGTTGTCTATGCGGTGCTATCGAGTACGAGATTGATCAACTCGACATGCCTATTGACCATTGTCATTGCCGTACCTGCCGTAAAGCCCATGCAGCGGCTTTTGCTTCAACCGCTGGCGTTAATCGAGAGCACTTTCGATGGCTGAAGGGTGAGAAAGAATTGACGATCTTCGAGTCATCACCGGGAAAATTCCGGCATTTCTGTTCCGTATGCGGCTCCCATCTAGTGGCCGAGCGATCTGCGCAACGTCACGTGATCGTGCGCGTCGCCACACTCGATGAAGACCCCATCTCTAGACCGGCCATGCATATCTGGCGTTCGCATGATGTTCCATGGTTACAGGATGAAAGTGCTGTCCAGTCGTACCAAGAGTGGCAGCCTAATCGGTAA
- a CDS encoding Rrf2 family transcriptional regulator, producing MQLTRFSDLGLRTLMYLTRESRALPVTISEIAGEFAVPQNHLIKVANKLAKLGWISALRGRNGGLRLIVPAASLRLGAVLRQLEGSTELIDCDQPPCPLSGRCLLKRALNVGLDTFYQTMDDYSLADVSKGRTGSTIDVMHQHFLKEQTRQR from the coding sequence ATGCAACTTACCCGCTTCTCCGATTTAGGCTTGCGCACGTTGATGTATCTAACCCGCGAGAGCCGCGCCTTACCAGTGACTATCAGTGAAATCGCCGGTGAATTCGCGGTACCGCAAAATCATTTGATCAAGGTGGCGAACAAGCTTGCAAAGCTTGGATGGATTAGCGCGCTGCGAGGTCGCAACGGCGGTTTGCGCTTGATCGTTCCGGCCGCCTCGCTGCGACTGGGTGCGGTGTTGCGCCAGTTGGAGGGCAGCACGGAACTGATCGACTGCGACCAACCGCCCTGCCCGTTGAGCGGACGTTGTCTGCTGAAACGGGCACTTAACGTTGGTCTCGACACCTTCTACCAAACGATGGACGACTATAGCTTGGCCGATGTGTCCAAAGGCCGAACCGGCAGCACCATCGACGTCATGCATCAGCATTTTCTGAAGGAGCAGACACGGCAGCGTTGA
- a CDS encoding flavohemoprotein, with protein MLSPTARPYIDASVPVLRAHGTAITRCFYQRLFAAHPELTNLFNIGNQANGSQQQSLAAAIFAYAANYDDAAALAPVVERIVHKHAAVGIKPAHYPIVGRHLIAAIREVLGDAASPDLLAAWDEAYWLLAGELIAAEARLYQHSGTTAGALQALKIKQVRAEGTDIVSYYLQTPAGTSPGLFLPGQYVSAAVNFGDGSHQRRQYSLSDAPGRPWWRLTVKREDGGGNTPAGKVSTWIHAKLQAGDTLWVSIPFGNFTPTLDGAQPIVLLSAGVGITPMISVLNTLLDRNPMRPVVFAYAACNSDHHALRADLTDARARHAKLTTVVFYEMPLEHDRPGIDYDHVGRMNLASVIDDQYGAADYYLCGPIGFMQQQRKMLLARGVAPAHIHREVFGPDMLDHLQ; from the coding sequence TTGCTCTCCCCTACTGCCCGTCCTTACATCGACGCCAGCGTGCCGGTGCTGCGCGCCCACGGCACCGCCATTACTCGTTGCTTTTATCAGCGCCTGTTTGCGGCCCATCCCGAGTTGACGAACCTCTTTAATATCGGCAACCAGGCTAACGGCTCGCAACAGCAGTCGCTAGCTGCGGCGATCTTTGCTTACGCCGCCAACTACGACGATGCTGCCGCATTGGCACCGGTGGTCGAGCGAATCGTTCATAAACATGCCGCGGTTGGAATTAAGCCGGCGCACTATCCCATCGTTGGCCGTCATTTGATTGCGGCGATCCGTGAAGTGCTCGGCGACGCAGCCTCGCCTGATTTACTCGCGGCGTGGGACGAAGCCTATTGGCTATTAGCCGGCGAGCTTATCGCGGCCGAGGCCCGGCTCTATCAACATAGCGGTACTACCGCCGGTGCGCTGCAAGCGCTAAAGATCAAGCAAGTGCGTGCTGAAGGTACCGACATCGTTTCCTATTATTTGCAAACACCGGCGGGAACATCGCCCGGTCTTTTTCTTCCGGGCCAGTATGTGAGTGCGGCGGTGAATTTCGGCGACGGCTCGCACCAACGACGGCAATACAGTTTGTCAGATGCGCCCGGACGGCCTTGGTGGCGTCTCACGGTAAAACGCGAAGATGGTGGTGGCAATACACCGGCCGGTAAGGTTTCGACGTGGATCCATGCAAAATTACAAGCCGGCGATACGTTATGGGTGAGCATACCGTTCGGCAATTTCACGCCGACCTTAGACGGCGCACAGCCCATCGTATTGCTCTCGGCTGGCGTCGGAATCACACCGATGATATCGGTCCTAAATACGCTACTCGACCGAAACCCCATGCGTCCGGTCGTCTTCGCCTACGCCGCATGTAACAGCGATCACCATGCCCTACGCGCCGATCTCACCGACGCACGTGCCCGCCATGCGAAACTCACCACGGTGGTGTTCTATGAAATGCCGCTGGAACATGACCGCCCCGGTATCGACTATGACCATGTCGGCAGAATGAATCTCGCCAGTGTCATCGACGATCAGTATGGTGCTGCGGATTATTACCTCTGCGGCCCAATTGGCTTCATGCAGCAACAACGAAAGATGTTGCTTGCGCGCGGCGTAGCGCCGGCTCACATCCATCGGGAGGTTTTCGGTCCGGATATGCTAGATCACCTCCAGTGA